In the Paramormyrops kingsleyae isolate MSU_618 chromosome 6, PKINGS_0.4, whole genome shotgun sequence genome, one interval contains:
- the LOC111848764 gene encoding acylamino-acid-releasing enzyme has protein sequence MESMVQTEPESITAVFRKYSQFPTPVSVTVSPEILETRGEKHINLFTEWSQNDTARGTRLRFGKQYTVICSGRTVLRALPPGHCSHLQGELLTRYSPSGTLKAVIRDTSCHGVGHQFLEIWSKNGLTKSLDLTSLNKHGQVYCDAPFGCLAWSPCEGRVLYVAEKKQVNPSFASEESRVSRDNVGAGPSGEEVTGGKEDRSVYQEDWGEGLASKSTPVLCVADIDKGTVLLPQGTPTQVSPGQALWAPGGEGVLFVGWWHAPFRLGLRFCSNRRSALFHLDFEGNCECLSSDSSAISSPRLSPDGQYIVYVQGQVFGPHNQCLSLQLYDWVRKKLTLLVDVVKRPLEGEFAGIYEALPACCWSSDSQRVLFSSPRRNWKELFVVDIGTQRVMRLIDNEEFGSWKLLANERDLMIVSCSGPNCPPCLNAGFLPPPGGEAAISWTPLEDPCEISDLEWSVLNITPTQQEENTQYAGLDFDALLIKPRGPRTAVKIPLAVFAHGGPHSQFSAEWNVFTSALARVGFAVLMVNYRGSTGFGQDSILSLIGNVGSQDVKDMQRAVLTALQSDSTLDPKRVVVMGGSHGGFLACHLIGQYPEFYRACAARNPVINAATLLGTSDIVDWRYGVLGLQYSFDRLPSPDDLAAMLQCSPIVHAAQIRTPVLLMLGGKDKRVCPHQGLELYRALKGRGSPVRVLWFAEDGHSLSRVDTQLDCFLNTALWFLQHLDLL, from the exons ATGGAGTCCATG GTGCAAACGGAACCAGAATCTATTACTGCGGTTTTCAGAAAGTACAGCCAGTTTCCCACCCCCGTGTCAGTCACCGTAAGCCCAGAAATACTGGAGACCCGAGGAGAAAAACACATCAACCTGTTTACTG AATGGAGCCAAAACGACACGGCGAGAGGAACGAGACTCCGGTTCGGCAAGCAGTATACCGTGATATGCAGCGGGAGGACCGTGCTTAGGGCGCTGCCTCCCGGCCACTGCAGTCACCTGCAGGGAGA ATTGCTGACCAGATACTCTCCATCCGGGACTCTGAAGGCTGTTATCAGAGACACCAGCTGTCATGGTGTGGGACACCAGTTCCTTGAG ATATGGAGCAAGAATGGACTGACGAAAAGCCTTGACCTCACTTCTTTAAACAAACATGGACAAGTATACTGTGATG CACCCTTTGGCTGTCTGGCCTGGTCTCCATGTGAGGGCAGAGTGCTGTATGTGGCGGAGAAGAAGCAGGTCAATCCATCTTTCGCTAGTGAAGAGAGCAGAGTATCGCGTGATAATGTTGGTGCGGGACCCTCTGGGGAGGAGGTGACAGGTGGGAAG GAGGACCGCAGTGTTTATCAGGAGGACTGGGGTGAGGGCTTGGCCAGTAAGAGTACTCCTGTACTTTGTGTGGCAGATATAGATAAGGGCACTGTGCTCCTTCCACAGGGTACTCCAACACAGGTGTCTCCGGGACAG GCACTCTGGGCACCAGGGGGAGAAGGTGTGCTGTTTGTGGGCTGGTGGCATGCACCATTCCGCCTGGGCCTGAGATTCTGCTCTAACAGGAG GTCTGCCTTGTTTCACCTGGATTTTGAAGGCAACTGCG AGTGCTTGTCATCCGACTCCAGCGCCATCTCATCACCACGTCTCAGCCCTGACGGACAGTACATTGTCTACGTGCAGGGCCAAGTGTTTGGACCCCACAACCAATGCCTCAGCCTGCAGTTG tATGACTGGGTGAGGAAGAAGTTAACTCTGCTGGTGGATGTAGTTAAGAGACCCTTGGAAG GGGAGTTTGCTGGAATATACGAGGCCTTGCCAGCTTGCTGTTGGTCCTCTGACAGCCAGAGGGTGCTGTTCAGTAGCCCTAGGAGGAACTGGAAG GAACTCTTTGTGGTGGACATAGGCACTCAGAGAGTGATGCGCCTTATTGACA ATGAGGAGTTTGGCAGTTGGAAGCTGCTGGCCAATGAGAGGGATCTTATGATAGTCAGCTGCTCAGGGCCCAACTGCCCACCATGCTTG AATGCAGGGTTCCTGCCACCTCCAGGAGGAGAAGCAGCCATTTCCTGGACTCCCCTGGAAGACCCCTGTGAGATCTCAGACCTGGAGTGGAGTGTCCTGAACATCACGCCTACACAGCAAGAGGAGAATACGCAGTATG CTGGCCTGGACTTTGATGCCTTGTTGATTAAACCCAGGGGTCCCAGAACAGCCGTTAAGATTCCCCTGGCTGTATTTGCCCATG GAGGACCACACTCCCAGTTCTCTGCTGAATGGAATGTGTTCACATCAGCACTGGCCAGGGTGGGCTTTGCTGTGCTAATGG TGAACTACCGTGGATCTACTGGCTTTGGGCAAGACAGCATCCTTTCTCTCATTGGTAATGTTGGAAGTCAGGATGTCAAAGACATGCAG AGAGCCGTGCTGACTGCTCTGCAGAGTGACAGCACCCTGGACCCCAAGCGAGTCGTCGTGATGGGCGGCTCTCACGGCGGCTTCCTGGCCTGCCACTTAATCGGCCAGTACCCTGAATTCTACAGAGCGTGTGCCGCCAGGAACCCCGTGATCAATGCCGCCACCCTATTGGGAACCAGTGACATTGTTGACTG GCGGTACGGTGTGCTGGGGCTGCAGTATTCATTTGACCGGCTGCCCAGTCCAGACGACCTGGCTGCCATGCTTCAGTGCTCCCCCATTGTACACGCTGCTCAG ATTAGGACCCCAGTACTCCTGATGTTGGGAGGAAAGGATAAGAGGGTGTGCCCTCACCAAGGGCTGGAACTGTACCGAGCACTGAAGGGCAGGGGCTCGCCGGTCAG GGTGCTGTGGTTTGCTGAGGATGGCCACTCTCTGTCCCGTGTGGACACCCAGCTCGACTGCTTCCTCAACACAGCTCTCTGGTTCCTACAGCACCTGGATCTGCTCTGA
- the ifrd2 gene encoding interferon-related developmental regulator 2 isoform X1: MPRNKKGKRGTNRGSLRQELLQLQLSTKAPLPYKGTGGRNGVKGESGASDDEQASEVLSHYSSASESASVLEEGAGGEPVDEQTAQEETEDKLKQCLDNLMDKSAKTRLMALESLKQGFSSRILYDFLLERRLTLSDCLERSLRKGGAEEQVAAATMCALLCVQLSTGVDGEEVFRILRPVLSSTLSDDCANVAARQSCATALGVCCYVAAPDNAEDLLKSLSHLESVFTASYPSCEGVLPAHKPGMSALYCAALQAWALLLTLCPASHLSSSLDIHLPKLQACLECNDVHYRIAVGETIALLFQLAREIDQDFQYDDCDMLCECLKGLATDGNKHRAKNDRRKQRSIFREVLQYIENEDFNEEKICFGVEGIYIDSWVRRRTYDAFKEVLESGVRYHLQYNQLLRDIFELGPPLILDASVRANRISRFEKHLYNSAAFKARTKLRNKVRDKRADVM; this comes from the exons ATGCCGAGGAACAAGAAGGGGAAACGCGGCACGAACCGTG GCTCTCTCCGACAAGAGCTCCTTCAACTACAGCTGTCGACTAAGGCCCCTCTGCCGTATAAAGGTACTG GGGGGCGGAACGGGGTCAAGGGTGAGTCTGGAGCCAGCGACGATGAGCAGGCCAGTGAAGTCCTGAGTCACTATAGCAGTGCCAGTGAGAGCGCCTCTGTGCTGGAGGAGGGTGCTG GAGGGGAGCCGGTGGATGAACAGACTGCGCAGGAAGAGACTGAGGACAAGCTGAAGCAGTGCTTGGACAACCTGATGGACAAGAG CGCAAAGACCCGTTTGATGGCACTGGAGAGCCTGAAGCAGGGCTTCTCGTCCAGGATCCTGTACGACTTCCTGTTGGAGAGGAGGCTCACGCTGTCCGACTGCCTGGAGAGGAGTTTACGCAAAG GAGGCGCAGAGGAGCAGGTGGCAGCAGCCACTATGTGCGCCTTGCTGTGTGTGCAGCTGAGCACGGGCGTCGACGGCGAGGAGGTTTTCCGAATCCTCAGGCCCGTGCTCAGCTCCACCCTGAGTGACGACTGTGCCAACGTGGCGGCCAGGCAGAGC TGTGCCACAGCCTTGGGCGTGTGCTGTTATGTCGCAGCGCCTGATAACGCTGAG GACCTTTTGAAATCCCTAAGTCACCTGGAGAGTGTGTTTACCGCTTCGTACCCCAGCTGCGAAGGCGTCCTGCCCGCCCACAAGCCGGGGATGTCGGCACTCTACTGCGCCGCCCTGCAGGCCTGGGCATTGCTTCTCACCCTCTGTCCAGCCTCTCATCTCAGTTCCTCACTGGACAT ACACTTGCCTAAACTGCAGGCCTGCCTGGAGTGCAATGATGTCCACTACAGAATTGCCGTGGGGGAGACCATCGCCCTTCTGTTTCAGCTGGCTCGAGAAATCGATCAG GATTTCCAATATGATGACTGCGACATGTTGTGCGAATGCCTGAAAGGCCTGGCGACGGATGGGAACAAGCACCGAGCCAAGAACGACCGGCGAAAACAGCGTTCTATCTTCAGGGAAGTGCTGCAGTACATCGAG AACGAAGATTTCAATGAGGAGAAGATTTGTTTTGGTGTGGAAGGCATCTATATTGACAGCTGGGTCCGAAGAAGAACCTATGACGCCTTTAAAGAGGTTCTGGAATCCGGAGTGAGATACCACTTACAG TATAACCAGCTTTTGAGGGACATCTTTGAATTGGGGCCACCTCTGATACTCGATGCTTCTGTGAGAGCCAATAGGATCTCTCGTTTTGAGAAG CACCTGTACAACTCTGCTGCATTTAAAGCAAGGACTAAACTGAGGAATAAAGTTAGGGACAAGCGGGCAGACGTGATGTGA
- the ifrd2 gene encoding interferon-related developmental regulator 2 isoform X4: protein MPRNKKGKRGTNRGGRNGVKGESGASDDEQASEVLSHYSSASESASVLEEGAGGEPVDEQTAQEETEDKLKQCLDNLMDKSAKTRLMALESLKQGFSSRILYDFLLERRLTLSDCLERSLRKGGAEEQVAAATMCALLCVQLSTGVDGEEVFRILRPVLSSTLSDDCANVAARQSCATALGVCCYVAAPDNAEDLLKSLSHLESVFTASYPSCEGVLPAHKPGMSALYCAALQAWALLLTLCPASHLSSSLDIHLPKLQACLECNDVHYRIAVGETIALLFQLAREIDQDFQYDDCDMLCECLKGLATDGNKHRAKNDRRKQRSIFREVLQYIENEDFNEEKICFGVEGIYIDSWVRRRTYDAFKEVLESGVRYHLQYNQLLRDIFELGPPLILDASVRANRISRFEKHLYNSAAFKARTKLRNKVRDKRADVM, encoded by the exons ATGCCGAGGAACAAGAAGGGGAAACGCGGCACGAACCGTG GGGGGCGGAACGGGGTCAAGGGTGAGTCTGGAGCCAGCGACGATGAGCAGGCCAGTGAAGTCCTGAGTCACTATAGCAGTGCCAGTGAGAGCGCCTCTGTGCTGGAGGAGGGTGCTG GAGGGGAGCCGGTGGATGAACAGACTGCGCAGGAAGAGACTGAGGACAAGCTGAAGCAGTGCTTGGACAACCTGATGGACAAGAG CGCAAAGACCCGTTTGATGGCACTGGAGAGCCTGAAGCAGGGCTTCTCGTCCAGGATCCTGTACGACTTCCTGTTGGAGAGGAGGCTCACGCTGTCCGACTGCCTGGAGAGGAGTTTACGCAAAG GAGGCGCAGAGGAGCAGGTGGCAGCAGCCACTATGTGCGCCTTGCTGTGTGTGCAGCTGAGCACGGGCGTCGACGGCGAGGAGGTTTTCCGAATCCTCAGGCCCGTGCTCAGCTCCACCCTGAGTGACGACTGTGCCAACGTGGCGGCCAGGCAGAGC TGTGCCACAGCCTTGGGCGTGTGCTGTTATGTCGCAGCGCCTGATAACGCTGAG GACCTTTTGAAATCCCTAAGTCACCTGGAGAGTGTGTTTACCGCTTCGTACCCCAGCTGCGAAGGCGTCCTGCCCGCCCACAAGCCGGGGATGTCGGCACTCTACTGCGCCGCCCTGCAGGCCTGGGCATTGCTTCTCACCCTCTGTCCAGCCTCTCATCTCAGTTCCTCACTGGACAT ACACTTGCCTAAACTGCAGGCCTGCCTGGAGTGCAATGATGTCCACTACAGAATTGCCGTGGGGGAGACCATCGCCCTTCTGTTTCAGCTGGCTCGAGAAATCGATCAG GATTTCCAATATGATGACTGCGACATGTTGTGCGAATGCCTGAAAGGCCTGGCGACGGATGGGAACAAGCACCGAGCCAAGAACGACCGGCGAAAACAGCGTTCTATCTTCAGGGAAGTGCTGCAGTACATCGAG AACGAAGATTTCAATGAGGAGAAGATTTGTTTTGGTGTGGAAGGCATCTATATTGACAGCTGGGTCCGAAGAAGAACCTATGACGCCTTTAAAGAGGTTCTGGAATCCGGAGTGAGATACCACTTACAG TATAACCAGCTTTTGAGGGACATCTTTGAATTGGGGCCACCTCTGATACTCGATGCTTCTGTGAGAGCCAATAGGATCTCTCGTTTTGAGAAG CACCTGTACAACTCTGCTGCATTTAAAGCAAGGACTAAACTGAGGAATAAAGTTAGGGACAAGCGGGCAGACGTGATGTGA
- the ifrd2 gene encoding interferon-related developmental regulator 2 isoform X3, translating into MKVQIMSENLSCVESLHIKGGRNGVKGESGASDDEQASEVLSHYSSASESASVLEEGAGGEPVDEQTAQEETEDKLKQCLDNLMDKSAKTRLMALESLKQGFSSRILYDFLLERRLTLSDCLERSLRKGGAEEQVAAATMCALLCVQLSTGVDGEEVFRILRPVLSSTLSDDCANVAARQSCATALGVCCYVAAPDNAEDLLKSLSHLESVFTASYPSCEGVLPAHKPGMSALYCAALQAWALLLTLCPASHLSSSLDIHLPKLQACLECNDVHYRIAVGETIALLFQLAREIDQDFQYDDCDMLCECLKGLATDGNKHRAKNDRRKQRSIFREVLQYIENEDFNEEKICFGVEGIYIDSWVRRRTYDAFKEVLESGVRYHLQYNQLLRDIFELGPPLILDASVRANRISRFEKHLYNSAAFKARTKLRNKVRDKRADVM; encoded by the exons ATGAAGGTCCAAATAATGAGTGAAAACCTCAGTTGTGTGGAATCACTTCACATTAAag GGGGGCGGAACGGGGTCAAGGGTGAGTCTGGAGCCAGCGACGATGAGCAGGCCAGTGAAGTCCTGAGTCACTATAGCAGTGCCAGTGAGAGCGCCTCTGTGCTGGAGGAGGGTGCTG GAGGGGAGCCGGTGGATGAACAGACTGCGCAGGAAGAGACTGAGGACAAGCTGAAGCAGTGCTTGGACAACCTGATGGACAAGAG CGCAAAGACCCGTTTGATGGCACTGGAGAGCCTGAAGCAGGGCTTCTCGTCCAGGATCCTGTACGACTTCCTGTTGGAGAGGAGGCTCACGCTGTCCGACTGCCTGGAGAGGAGTTTACGCAAAG GAGGCGCAGAGGAGCAGGTGGCAGCAGCCACTATGTGCGCCTTGCTGTGTGTGCAGCTGAGCACGGGCGTCGACGGCGAGGAGGTTTTCCGAATCCTCAGGCCCGTGCTCAGCTCCACCCTGAGTGACGACTGTGCCAACGTGGCGGCCAGGCAGAGC TGTGCCACAGCCTTGGGCGTGTGCTGTTATGTCGCAGCGCCTGATAACGCTGAG GACCTTTTGAAATCCCTAAGTCACCTGGAGAGTGTGTTTACCGCTTCGTACCCCAGCTGCGAAGGCGTCCTGCCCGCCCACAAGCCGGGGATGTCGGCACTCTACTGCGCCGCCCTGCAGGCCTGGGCATTGCTTCTCACCCTCTGTCCAGCCTCTCATCTCAGTTCCTCACTGGACAT ACACTTGCCTAAACTGCAGGCCTGCCTGGAGTGCAATGATGTCCACTACAGAATTGCCGTGGGGGAGACCATCGCCCTTCTGTTTCAGCTGGCTCGAGAAATCGATCAG GATTTCCAATATGATGACTGCGACATGTTGTGCGAATGCCTGAAAGGCCTGGCGACGGATGGGAACAAGCACCGAGCCAAGAACGACCGGCGAAAACAGCGTTCTATCTTCAGGGAAGTGCTGCAGTACATCGAG AACGAAGATTTCAATGAGGAGAAGATTTGTTTTGGTGTGGAAGGCATCTATATTGACAGCTGGGTCCGAAGAAGAACCTATGACGCCTTTAAAGAGGTTCTGGAATCCGGAGTGAGATACCACTTACAG TATAACCAGCTTTTGAGGGACATCTTTGAATTGGGGCCACCTCTGATACTCGATGCTTCTGTGAGAGCCAATAGGATCTCTCGTTTTGAGAAG CACCTGTACAACTCTGCTGCATTTAAAGCAAGGACTAAACTGAGGAATAAAGTTAGGGACAAGCGGGCAGACGTGATGTGA
- the ifrd2 gene encoding interferon-related developmental regulator 2 isoform X2 codes for MPRNKKGKRGTNRGSLRQELLQLQLSTKAPLPYKGGRNGVKGESGASDDEQASEVLSHYSSASESASVLEEGAGGEPVDEQTAQEETEDKLKQCLDNLMDKSAKTRLMALESLKQGFSSRILYDFLLERRLTLSDCLERSLRKGGAEEQVAAATMCALLCVQLSTGVDGEEVFRILRPVLSSTLSDDCANVAARQSCATALGVCCYVAAPDNAEDLLKSLSHLESVFTASYPSCEGVLPAHKPGMSALYCAALQAWALLLTLCPASHLSSSLDIHLPKLQACLECNDVHYRIAVGETIALLFQLAREIDQDFQYDDCDMLCECLKGLATDGNKHRAKNDRRKQRSIFREVLQYIENEDFNEEKICFGVEGIYIDSWVRRRTYDAFKEVLESGVRYHLQYNQLLRDIFELGPPLILDASVRANRISRFEKHLYNSAAFKARTKLRNKVRDKRADVM; via the exons ATGCCGAGGAACAAGAAGGGGAAACGCGGCACGAACCGTG GCTCTCTCCGACAAGAGCTCCTTCAACTACAGCTGTCGACTAAGGCCCCTCTGCCGTATAAAG GGGGGCGGAACGGGGTCAAGGGTGAGTCTGGAGCCAGCGACGATGAGCAGGCCAGTGAAGTCCTGAGTCACTATAGCAGTGCCAGTGAGAGCGCCTCTGTGCTGGAGGAGGGTGCTG GAGGGGAGCCGGTGGATGAACAGACTGCGCAGGAAGAGACTGAGGACAAGCTGAAGCAGTGCTTGGACAACCTGATGGACAAGAG CGCAAAGACCCGTTTGATGGCACTGGAGAGCCTGAAGCAGGGCTTCTCGTCCAGGATCCTGTACGACTTCCTGTTGGAGAGGAGGCTCACGCTGTCCGACTGCCTGGAGAGGAGTTTACGCAAAG GAGGCGCAGAGGAGCAGGTGGCAGCAGCCACTATGTGCGCCTTGCTGTGTGTGCAGCTGAGCACGGGCGTCGACGGCGAGGAGGTTTTCCGAATCCTCAGGCCCGTGCTCAGCTCCACCCTGAGTGACGACTGTGCCAACGTGGCGGCCAGGCAGAGC TGTGCCACAGCCTTGGGCGTGTGCTGTTATGTCGCAGCGCCTGATAACGCTGAG GACCTTTTGAAATCCCTAAGTCACCTGGAGAGTGTGTTTACCGCTTCGTACCCCAGCTGCGAAGGCGTCCTGCCCGCCCACAAGCCGGGGATGTCGGCACTCTACTGCGCCGCCCTGCAGGCCTGGGCATTGCTTCTCACCCTCTGTCCAGCCTCTCATCTCAGTTCCTCACTGGACAT ACACTTGCCTAAACTGCAGGCCTGCCTGGAGTGCAATGATGTCCACTACAGAATTGCCGTGGGGGAGACCATCGCCCTTCTGTTTCAGCTGGCTCGAGAAATCGATCAG GATTTCCAATATGATGACTGCGACATGTTGTGCGAATGCCTGAAAGGCCTGGCGACGGATGGGAACAAGCACCGAGCCAAGAACGACCGGCGAAAACAGCGTTCTATCTTCAGGGAAGTGCTGCAGTACATCGAG AACGAAGATTTCAATGAGGAGAAGATTTGTTTTGGTGTGGAAGGCATCTATATTGACAGCTGGGTCCGAAGAAGAACCTATGACGCCTTTAAAGAGGTTCTGGAATCCGGAGTGAGATACCACTTACAG TATAACCAGCTTTTGAGGGACATCTTTGAATTGGGGCCACCTCTGATACTCGATGCTTCTGTGAGAGCCAATAGGATCTCTCGTTTTGAGAAG CACCTGTACAACTCTGCTGCATTTAAAGCAAGGACTAAACTGAGGAATAAAGTTAGGGACAAGCGGGCAGACGTGATGTGA